A window of the Arachis duranensis cultivar V14167 chromosome 5, aradu.V14167.gnm2.J7QH, whole genome shotgun sequence genome harbors these coding sequences:
- the LOC107489150 gene encoding uncharacterized protein LOC107489150, which translates to MALKTPISMFQYQLVYGKACHLLVELEHRAYRATKFLIFDAKAVGEKRLLQLNELNEFRNSAFENSKLYKDKTKVWHDKKIATTAFEPGQKVLLFNLRLKLFTSKLKSRWSRPFAVTRVSLYGHVEL; encoded by the coding sequence ATGGCATTAAAGACTCCTATCAGCATGTTTCAATATCAGTTGGTCTATGgtaaagcctgtcacttgctagTAGAGTTGGAGCACAGAGCATATAGGGCAACAAAGTTCCTGATATTTGATGCCAAAGCTGTAGGAGAAAAGAGGCTCCTTCAACTGAATGAGCTTAATGAATTTAGAAATTCAGCTTTTGAGAATTCCAAGCTCTATAAAGATAAGACAAAGGTGTGGCATGACAAAAAAATAGCCACCACAGCATTTGAGCCAGGCCAGAAAGTCTTATTATTCAATTTAAGGCTCAAGCTCTTTACAAGCAAGCTGAAGTCCCGATGGTCAAGACCATTTGCCGTTACCAGGGTGTCACTGTATGGTCATGTGGAGCTCTAG